Proteins from one Enterobacter bugandensis genomic window:
- a CDS encoding YtfJ family protein → MTLRNILAAACLLLPLWASAHSIEKGQRVPPVGIADRGELILDNDKFSYKAWNSAQLAGKVRVVQHIAGRTSAKEKNASLVEAIKAAKFPHDRYQTTTIVNTDDAIPGSGMFVRSSLESNKKLYPWSQFIVDSNGVTRKAWQLEEESSAIVVLDKDGRVQWVKDGALTQEEVQQVVALLHKLLAQ, encoded by the coding sequence ATGACCCTACGTAACATCCTTGCGGCAGCCTGCCTGCTGCTGCCCCTGTGGGCTTCCGCTCACAGCATTGAAAAAGGACAACGTGTACCGCCAGTCGGCATTGCTGACCGGGGAGAATTGATTCTCGACAATGATAAGTTTAGCTATAAAGCCTGGAATAGCGCGCAGCTCGCGGGCAAAGTGAGAGTTGTACAACATATTGCCGGTCGTACATCCGCAAAAGAGAAGAATGCCAGCCTGGTGGAGGCGATCAAGGCCGCAAAATTCCCCCATGACCGCTACCAGACCACCACGATTGTGAACACCGATGATGCCATTCCGGGCTCCGGGATGTTTGTGCGCTCAAGCCTTGAGAGCAATAAAAAGCTCTACCCGTGGTCCCAGTTTATCGTCGACAGCAACGGCGTGACGCGTAAGGCCTGGCAGCTTGAGGAAGAGAGCTCCGCGATTGTAGTGCTGGATAAGGACGGCCGCGTGCAGTGGGTGAAAGACGGCGCGTTAACTCAGGAAGAGGTGCAGCAGGTTGTCGCCCTGCTGCACAAACTGCTGGCTCAGTAA
- the ppa gene encoding inorganic diphosphatase gives MSLLNVPAGKELPEDIYVVIEIPANADPIKYEIDKDTGALFVDRFMSTAMFYPCNYGYINHTLSLDGDPVDVLVPTPYPLQPGSVIRCRPVGVLKMTDEAGEDAKLVAVPHTKLSKEYDHIKDVNDLPELLKAQIAHFFEHYKDLEKGKWVKVDGWDNAEAAKAEIIASFERAAKK, from the coding sequence ATGAGCTTACTCAACGTCCCAGCGGGTAAAGAACTGCCAGAAGACATCTACGTTGTTATTGAAATCCCGGCCAACGCAGATCCAATCAAATACGAAATCGACAAAGACACCGGTGCGCTGTTCGTTGACCGTTTCATGTCTACCGCCATGTTCTATCCGTGCAACTACGGCTACATCAACCACACCCTGTCTCTGGACGGTGACCCGGTTGACGTGCTGGTTCCAACGCCATACCCACTGCAGCCAGGCTCCGTCATTCGCTGCCGTCCTGTTGGCGTGCTGAAGATGACTGACGAAGCGGGTGAAGATGCGAAGCTAGTTGCGGTACCGCACACCAAGCTGAGCAAAGAGTACGATCACATTAAAGATGTGAATGACCTGCCAGAGCTGCTGAAAGCGCAGATCGCCCACTTCTTCGAGCACTACAAAGACCTCGAAAAAGGTAAATGGGTTAAGGTTGACGGCTGGGACAACGCAGAAGCGGCGAAAGCAGAAATCATCGCCTCCTTCGAACGCGCTGCTAAGAAGTAA
- the tamB gene encoding autotransporter assembly complex protein TamB, producing the protein MSLWKKISLGVLIFIVLLLGTVAFLVGTTTGLHLLFNAANRWVPGLEIGQVTGGWRDLHLKNIRYEQPGVAVNAGEFHLAVKLGCLRDSKLCVNDLSLKDVNVAIDSKKMPKSAPVEEEDSGPLNLSTPYPIALYRVALDNVNIKIDDTTVSVMDFTSGLRWQEKNLTLTPTSLQGLLIALPKVADVAQEEIVEPKIQNPQPEEKPLGETLKELFSKPVLPEMTDVHLPLNLNIEEFKGEQLRLTGDTDLTVFNMLLKVSSIDGNMKLDALDIDTNQGSVNASGNALLRDSWPVDITLNSALNIDPLKGEKVKVKVGGALREKLDIGVNLSGPVDMALRAQTQLAEAGLPLNLEVVSKQLYWPFTGEKQYQADDLKLKLSGKMTDYTLSFRTAVKGQGVPPATITLDAKGNEQQVNLDKLTVAALEGKTELTALLDWQQAISWRGELKLTGINTAKEVPDWPSKLDGLIKTRGSLYGGTWQMDVPEIKLTGNVKQNKVNVEGSVKGNSYLQWIIPGLHVALGRNMADIKGELGVKDLNLDATIDAPNLDNALPGLGGTAKGLLKVRGTVDAPQLLADITANNLRWQELSVARVRVEGDVKSTDQIGGNLNLRVERISQPDVNISLVTLDAKGNEKQHDLQLRVQGEPVSGQLHLTGSFDRKETRWKGTLDNTRFNTPVGPLTLSRSIALDYRNAEQKISIGPHCWTNPNAELCVPQTIDAGAEGRAQINLNRFDLAMLKPFMPDTTQASGVFSGKADVAWDTTKEGLPQGSVTLSGRNVKVTQEVNDAPLPVAFDTLNVSADLHNNRAELGWLIRLTNNGQMDGQIQITDPQGRRNLGGNVNIRNFNLAMVNPIFARGEKAEGMVNANLRLAGNAQSPQLFGQLRLSGVDIDGNFMPFDMQPSQIAMNFNGMSSTLNGSVLTQQGQINLSGDADWSQLDNWRARIAAKGSKVRITVPPMVRLDVSPDVVFEATPSLFTLDGRVDVPWARIVVHEVPESAVGVSSDEVMLNENLKPAEEKSAGIPINSNLIVHVGNNVRLDAFGLKARLTGDLKVAQDKQGLGLNGQINIPEGRFHAYGQDLIVRKGELLFSGPPDQPLLNIEAIRNPEATENDVIAGVRVTGSADEPKAEIFSDPAMSQQEALSYLLRGQGLDSGQSDSAAMTSMLVGLGVAQSGQVVGKIGETFGVSNLALDTQGVGDSSQVVVSGYVLPGLQVKYGVGIFDSLATLTLRYRLMPKLYLEAVSGVDQALDLLYQFEF; encoded by the coding sequence ATGAGTTTATGGAAGAAAATAAGCCTCGGGGTGCTGATTTTTATCGTGCTGCTGCTCGGTACGGTGGCGTTTCTGGTGGGAACGACGACCGGGCTGCATCTGCTGTTTAACGCCGCGAACCGGTGGGTGCCGGGGCTGGAAATTGGTCAGGTAACGGGCGGCTGGCGCGACCTGCATCTGAAGAACATCCGCTACGAGCAGCCGGGCGTGGCGGTCAACGCCGGGGAATTCCATCTCGCGGTGAAGCTGGGCTGCCTGCGGGACAGCAAGCTCTGCGTGAACGATCTGTCGCTAAAAGACGTCAACGTGGCGATAGACTCAAAGAAAATGCCGAAGTCTGCGCCGGTTGAGGAAGAGGACAGCGGCCCGCTGAATCTCTCCACGCCGTACCCGATTGCGCTCTATCGGGTGGCGCTCGATAACGTCAATATCAAAATCGACGACACCACCGTTTCGGTGATGGATTTCACCTCCGGCCTGCGCTGGCAGGAGAAAAACCTCACCCTGACGCCAACCTCGCTGCAGGGGTTGCTGATCGCGCTGCCGAAAGTGGCGGACGTGGCGCAGGAAGAGATCGTCGAACCGAAGATCCAGAACCCGCAGCCGGAAGAGAAGCCGCTGGGCGAAACGCTGAAAGAACTCTTCTCGAAGCCTGTCCTGCCTGAAATGACCGACGTGCATCTGCCGCTGAACCTCAACATTGAGGAGTTCAAAGGCGAACAGCTGCGCCTGACCGGCGACACCGATCTGACGGTCTTTAACATGCTGCTGAAAGTCAGCAGTATTGACGGCAACATGAAGCTCGACGCGCTGGATATCGATACCAACCAAGGCTCGGTGAACGCGTCAGGCAACGCCCTGCTGCGCGACAGCTGGCCGGTGGATATCACCCTCAATAGCGCCCTGAATATCGACCCGCTGAAGGGCGAAAAAGTGAAGGTTAAAGTGGGCGGGGCGCTGCGCGAGAAGCTGGATATCGGGGTGAATCTCTCCGGCCCGGTAGACATGGCCCTGCGCGCGCAAACCCAGCTGGCGGAAGCCGGGCTGCCGCTCAATCTGGAGGTTGTCAGCAAGCAGCTTTACTGGCCGTTTACCGGCGAAAAACAGTATCAGGCCGACGATCTGAAGCTGAAGCTGAGCGGCAAGATGACCGACTACACGCTCTCGTTCCGCACTGCGGTGAAGGGGCAGGGCGTGCCGCCCGCGACCATCACGCTGGATGCAAAAGGCAACGAACAGCAGGTTAACCTCGACAAGCTGACCGTCGCGGCGCTGGAAGGCAAAACGGAACTGACTGCGCTGCTCGACTGGCAGCAGGCGATCAGCTGGCGCGGCGAGCTGAAGCTGACGGGAATTAACACCGCCAAAGAGGTGCCGGACTGGCCGTCGAAGCTGGACGGGCTGATCAAAACCCGCGGCAGCCTCTACGGCGGCACGTGGCAGATGGACGTGCCGGAAATCAAGCTCACCGGGAACGTGAAGCAGAACAAGGTGAACGTTGAAGGCTCGGTGAAGGGCAACAGCTACCTGCAGTGGATTATCCCGGGACTGCACGTGGCGCTGGGCCGCAACATGGCGGATATCAAAGGCGAGCTGGGGGTAAAAGATCTCAATCTTGACGCCACCATCGACGCGCCGAATCTGGATAACGCCCTGCCGGGTCTGGGCGGTACGGCGAAAGGACTCCTGAAAGTGCGCGGCACCGTGGACGCGCCGCAGCTGCTGGCAGATATCACCGCCAACAATCTGCGCTGGCAGGAGCTGAGCGTTGCCCGCGTCCGCGTGGAAGGGGATGTGAAATCCACCGATCAGATCGGCGGCAACCTGAACCTGCGCGTGGAGCGCATTTCCCAGCCGGACGTGAACATTAGCCTGGTGACTCTGGACGCCAAAGGGAACGAGAAGCAGCACGACCTCCAGCTGCGCGTGCAGGGCGAGCCCGTCTCCGGCCAGCTTCACCTGACCGGCAGCTTCGACCGGAAGGAAACGCGCTGGAAAGGAACGCTGGACAACACCCGCTTCAACACCCCGGTGGGGCCGCTGACGCTCTCGCGCTCCATTGCGCTGGACTACCGCAACGCCGAGCAGAAGATCAGCATCGGGCCTCACTGCTGGACCAACCCGAACGCGGAGCTGTGCGTGCCGCAGACCATTGATGCGGGGGCGGAAGGGCGCGCGCAAATCAACCTGAACCGCTTCGATCTGGCGATGCTGAAACCGTTTATGCCGGACACCACGCAGGCCAGCGGCGTCTTCAGCGGGAAAGCCGATGTCGCCTGGGATACCACCAAAGAGGGGCTGCCGCAGGGCAGCGTCACGCTTTCCGGGCGCAACGTGAAGGTAACGCAGGAGGTGAACGACGCGCCGCTGCCGGTGGCCTTCGACACCCTGAATGTGAGTGCAGACCTGCATAACAACCGTGCGGAGCTGGGGTGGCTTATCCGTCTGACCAACAACGGCCAGATGGACGGGCAGATACAGATTACCGATCCGCAGGGGCGGCGCAATCTGGGCGGCAACGTCAATATTCGTAACTTCAACCTGGCGATGGTCAACCCGATCTTCGCCCGCGGGGAAAAAGCCGAGGGCATGGTGAATGCCAACCTGCGTCTGGCGGGCAACGCGCAAAGCCCTCAGCTGTTCGGTCAGCTGCGGCTCAGCGGTGTGGATATCGACGGTAACTTTATGCCATTCGATATGCAGCCCAGCCAGATTGCGATGAACTTCAACGGCATGAGCTCGACGCTGAACGGCTCGGTATTAACTCAGCAGGGGCAAATCAACCTGAGCGGCGACGCGGACTGGAGCCAGCTCGACAACTGGCGCGCCCGTATTGCCGCGAAAGGCAGTAAGGTGCGCATCACCGTACCGCCAATGGTGCGCCTGGACGTCTCGCCGGACGTGGTCTTTGAGGCGACGCCAAGCCTCTTCACCCTGGATGGCCGCGTGGACGTGCCGTGGGCGCGCATAGTGGTTCACGAGGTGCCGGAAAGCGCGGTCGGCGTCTCCAGTGATGAAGTTATGCTCAATGAAAATCTGAAACCTGCCGAAGAGAAGAGCGCTGGCATACCGATTAATAGTAACCTTATTGTACATGTGGGAAATAACGTGCGGTTGGATGCGTTTGGGCTGAAGGCGAGGCTCACGGGCGACCTGAAAGTGGCGCAGGATAAACAAGGGCTTGGCCTCAACGGGCAGATCAATATTCCTGAAGGGCGTTTTCATGCCTATGGTCAGGATCTGATTGTCCGTAAAGGCGAGCTGCTGTTCTCCGGCCCACCGGATCAACCGCTGTTGAACATCGAAGCGATTCGTAACCCGGAAGCGACGGAAAACGACGTCATTGCTGGCGTACGCGTCACCGGCTCTGCCGACGAACCGAAGGCGGAGATCTTCTCCGACCCGGCGATGTCGCAGCAGGAAGCCCTCTCTTATCTGCTGCGCGGACAAGGTCTGGACAGCGGACAAAGCGACAGTGCGGCGATGACCTCAATGTTGGTCGGTCTGGGGGTTGCACAAAGTGGGCAGGTTGTGGGTAAAATCGGCGAGACGTTCGGCGTAAGCAATCTGGCGCTGGACACCCAGGGCGTGGGTGACTCCTCGCAGGTGGTGGTCAGCGGCTATGTACTGCCGGGTCTGCAGGTAAAATATGGTGTGGGGATCTTTGACTCACTGGCAACACTCACGTTACGCTATCGCCTGATGCCTAAGCTATATCTGGAAGCAGTGTCCGGCGTAGACCAGGCACTTGATCTGCTCTATCAGTTTGAGTTTTAG
- the msrA gene encoding peptide-methionine (S)-S-oxide reductase MsrA translates to MSLFDKKHLVSQADALPGRNTPMPMATLHAVNNHSMTNVPDGMEIALFAMGCFWGVERLFWQLPGVYSTAAGYTGGYTPNPTYREVCSGETGHAEAVRVVYDPTVISYEQLLQVFWENHDPAQGMRQGNDHGTQYRSAIYPLTPEQDAAARASLERFQQAMREAGDTREVTTEIATAKPFYYAEDDHQQYLHKNPYGYCGIGGIGVCLPPQLA, encoded by the coding sequence GTGAGTTTATTCGACAAGAAGCATCTGGTTTCACAAGCTGATGCATTACCGGGACGCAACACCCCTATGCCTATGGCGACCTTACACGCCGTCAATAACCATTCAATGACCAACGTTCCTGATGGAATGGAAATCGCCCTGTTCGCCATGGGCTGCTTCTGGGGCGTTGAGCGCCTCTTTTGGCAGCTGCCCGGCGTTTACAGCACCGCGGCCGGCTACACGGGCGGCTACACGCCAAACCCAACCTACCGCGAAGTCTGCTCCGGCGAAACCGGCCATGCGGAAGCGGTCCGCGTGGTATATGACCCGACGGTCATCAGCTACGAACAGCTCCTGCAGGTCTTTTGGGAGAATCATGACCCGGCGCAGGGCATGCGTCAGGGCAACGACCACGGCACACAGTATCGCTCGGCCATTTATCCGCTCACGCCTGAGCAGGACGCCGCCGCGCGCGCCAGCCTTGAGCGTTTCCAGCAGGCCATGCGTGAAGCAGGCGATACGCGCGAGGTGACCACGGAAATCGCCACCGCGAAGCCGTTCTACTATGCCGAGGACGATCATCAGCAGTATCTGCACAAAAACCCGTACGGCTACTGCGGCATCGGGGGCATCGGCGTCTGCCTGCCGCCACAGCTGGCCTGA
- a CDS encoding hemolysin family protein has protein sequence MLNSILVILCLIAVSAFFSISEISLAASRKIKLKLLADEGNINATRILKMQENPGMFFTVVQIGLNAVAILGGIVGDAAFSPAFYSLFVKYMSAELAEQLSFILSFSLVTGLFILFADLTPKRIGMIAPEAVALRIINPMRFCLYVFRPLVWFFNGLANVIFRIFKLPMVRKDDITSDDIYAVVEAGALAGVLRKQEHELIENVFELESRTVPSSMTGRENIIWFDLHEDEQSLKNKVAQHPHSKFLVCNEDIDHIIGYVDSKDLLNRVLANQSLALNSGVQIRNTLIVPDTLTLSEALESFKTAGEDFAVIMNEYALVVGIITLNDVMTTLMGDLVGQGLEEQIVQRDDNSWLIDGGTPIEDVMRVLDIDEFPQSGNYETIGGFMMFMLRKIPKRTDSVKFSGYKFEVVDIDNYRIDQLLVTRIDNKPTVLVPKLPDAEEKVSA, from the coding sequence ATGTTAAACAGTATTTTAGTAATACTTTGTCTTATTGCCGTCAGTGCATTTTTCTCGATATCTGAGATCTCGCTGGCCGCGTCCCGTAAAATCAAACTGAAGCTGCTTGCCGACGAGGGCAACATCAATGCCACCCGCATCCTGAAAATGCAGGAAAACCCCGGCATGTTCTTCACCGTGGTGCAGATTGGCCTTAACGCGGTCGCCATTCTCGGCGGTATCGTGGGCGATGCGGCCTTTTCTCCAGCGTTTTATAGCCTCTTTGTCAAATACATGTCCGCTGAGCTTGCCGAACAGCTGAGCTTTATTCTCTCCTTCTCGCTGGTAACCGGCCTGTTCATCCTCTTTGCAGACCTGACCCCGAAACGCATCGGTATGATTGCGCCAGAAGCTGTAGCTTTGCGTATCATCAACCCGATGCGCTTCTGTCTGTACGTGTTTCGTCCGCTGGTGTGGTTCTTCAACGGCCTGGCGAACGTGATTTTCCGCATCTTTAAGCTGCCAATGGTGCGTAAAGACGACATCACCTCTGACGACATTTATGCGGTGGTGGAAGCCGGCGCGCTGGCCGGAGTGCTGCGTAAGCAGGAACACGAGCTGATTGAGAACGTATTTGAACTGGAATCCCGTACCGTGCCCTCTTCCATGACGGGCCGCGAAAACATTATCTGGTTCGATTTACATGAAGATGAGCAGAGCCTGAAGAACAAAGTAGCGCAGCATCCTCACTCCAAGTTCCTGGTCTGTAATGAAGATATCGACCACATCATCGGTTACGTCGACTCCAAAGACCTGCTGAACCGCGTGCTGGCAAACCAGAGCCTGGCGCTGAACAGCGGCGTGCAGATCCGCAATACCCTGATTGTGCCGGACACCCTGACGCTCTCCGAAGCGCTGGAAAGTTTCAAAACCGCCGGGGAAGACTTCGCGGTGATCATGAATGAATACGCGCTGGTGGTGGGTATCATCACGCTGAACGACGTGATGACCACGCTGATGGGAGACCTGGTTGGCCAGGGACTGGAAGAGCAGATTGTTCAGCGTGACGATAATTCATGGCTGATCGACGGCGGTACGCCGATTGAAGACGTCATGCGCGTGCTGGATATCGACGAGTTCCCGCAGTCCGGTAACTACGAAACCATCGGCGGCTTTATGATGTTTATGCTGCGTAAAATCCCGAAACGCACCGACTCGGTGAAGTTCTCCGGCTACAAGTTTGAGGTGGTGGATATTGATAACTATCGCATCGACCAGCTGCTGGTGACGCGTATCGACAACAAGCCGACCGTACTGGTGCCGAAGCTGCCGGACGCGGAAGAGAAGGTGTCGGCGTAA
- the cysQ gene encoding 3'(2'),5'-bisphosphate nucleotidase CysQ: MLDKICQLARDAGDAIMQVYDGVKPMEVVSKADDSPVTAADIAAHKVILQGLQALTPDIPVLSEEAPQSWDERQHWQRYWLVDPLDGTKEFIKRNGEFTVNIALIEKGKAVLGVVYAPVMKVMYSAAEGKAWKEECGVRKQIQVRDARPPLVVISRSHSDSELEEYLQQLGEHQTTSIGSSLKFCLVAEGQAQLYPRFGPTNVWDTAAGHAVAAAAGAHVHDWQGKPLDYTPRESFLNPGFRVSLY, from the coding sequence ATGCTAGATAAGATTTGTCAGCTCGCACGGGATGCGGGAGATGCCATCATGCAGGTGTATGACGGTGTTAAACCGATGGAGGTCGTCAGCAAGGCGGACGACTCCCCGGTCACGGCGGCCGATATCGCGGCGCATAAGGTGATCCTGCAAGGTCTGCAGGCCTTAACGCCGGATATCCCCGTTCTGTCTGAAGAAGCGCCGCAAAGCTGGGACGAGCGCCAGCACTGGCAGCGCTACTGGCTGGTCGATCCGCTGGACGGGACAAAAGAGTTCATCAAGCGCAACGGTGAGTTCACCGTCAATATTGCCCTGATTGAGAAGGGTAAAGCGGTGCTCGGCGTGGTCTACGCGCCGGTAATGAAGGTGATGTACAGCGCCGCTGAAGGGAAAGCCTGGAAGGAGGAGTGCGGCGTACGCAAGCAAATCCAGGTGCGCGATGCCCGTCCACCGCTGGTGGTGATTAGCCGCTCGCACAGCGACAGCGAGCTGGAGGAATACCTGCAACAGCTGGGTGAACACCAGACCACCTCGATTGGCTCGTCGCTGAAATTCTGCCTGGTGGCGGAAGGTCAGGCGCAGCTGTATCCGCGCTTTGGGCCAACTAACGTCTGGGATACCGCGGCAGGCCATGCCGTTGCCGCGGCCGCCGGGGCGCATGTCCATGACTGGCAGGGCAAGCCGCTGGACTACACCCCGCGCGAATCATTCCTCAACCCCGGCTTCCGCGTCTCTCTTTACTGA
- a CDS encoding DUF1107 domain-containing protein, with the protein MKIFQRYNPLQVAKYVKILFRGRLYIKDVGAFEFDKGKILVPKVKDKQHLSVMSEVNRQVMRLQTEMA; encoded by the coding sequence ATGAAAATTTTCCAACGCTACAACCCGCTTCAGGTGGCGAAGTACGTGAAGATCCTGTTCCGTGGACGGTTGTATATCAAGGATGTTGGCGCTTTTGAGTTTGATAAGGGCAAGATCCTTGTCCCAAAAGTGAAGGACAAACAGCACCTGTCTGTGATGTCCGAAGTCAACCGTCAGGTTATGCGTCTGCAAACTGAGATGGCTTAA
- the tamA gene encoding autotransporter assembly complex protein TamA, which produces MTKIRQLCLVSVLLTSGVASAANVRLQVEGLSGTLEKNVRAQLSTIQSDEVTPDRRFRARVDDAIREGLKALGYYEPTIDFDLRPPPKKGRQVLIARVSPGEPVLIGGTNVILRGGARTDRDYLDLLSTRPKIGTVLNHGDYDHFKKELTSVSLRKGYFDSQFNKSQLGIALERRQAFWDIDYDSGERYRFGDVTFEGSQIREEYLQNLVPFKKGDYYQSSDLAELNRRLSATGWFNSVVVAPEFDKSRKTKVLPLHGVVSPRTENTIETGVGYSTDVGPRVKTSWKKPWMNSYGHSLTTSASISAPEQQLDFSYKIPLLKNPLEQYYLVQGGFKRTDLNDTEQDSTTLAVSRFWDLSSGWQRAINLRWSLDHFTQANVTNTTMLLYPGVMISRTRSRGGLMPTWGDSQRYSIDYSNTMWGSDVDFTVVQAQNVWIRTLYDKHRFVMRGNLGWIETGDFERVPPDLRFFAGGDRSIRGYKYKSISPENEKGQLTGASKLATGSLEYQYNVSGKWWGAMFVDGGEAVNDIRRSDFKTGAGVGVRWQSPVGPIKLDFAVPVGDKDEHGLQFYIGLGPEL; this is translated from the coding sequence GTGACAAAAATCCGCCAGTTATGTTTAGTCAGTGTATTGCTGACAAGCGGGGTTGCCAGCGCGGCGAATGTCCGTTTGCAGGTTGAGGGGTTATCCGGGACGCTGGAAAAAAACGTGCGTGCGCAGCTGTCGACCATCCAGAGCGATGAGGTGACGCCGGACCGGCGTTTTCGCGCGCGCGTGGATGACGCGATCCGTGAAGGGCTAAAAGCGCTGGGGTATTACGAACCCACCATTGATTTCGATCTCCGCCCGCCGCCAAAGAAGGGGCGTCAGGTGCTTATTGCCCGCGTCTCGCCGGGCGAGCCGGTGCTGATTGGCGGCACGAACGTCATCCTGCGCGGCGGTGCGCGCACCGACCGCGACTACCTGGACCTGCTCAGCACGCGGCCGAAAATCGGCACCGTGCTCAACCACGGTGACTACGACCACTTCAAAAAAGAGCTGACGAGCGTCTCTCTGCGCAAAGGCTACTTCGACAGCCAGTTCAATAAAAGCCAGCTGGGCATCGCGCTGGAGCGACGTCAGGCCTTCTGGGATATTGACTACGACAGCGGTGAGCGCTACCGCTTTGGCGATGTAACGTTTGAAGGTTCGCAAATTCGTGAAGAATATCTGCAAAACCTCGTGCCGTTTAAAAAAGGCGATTACTACCAGTCGAGCGATCTTGCGGAGCTGAACCGTCGCCTCTCCGCTACCGGCTGGTTTAACTCCGTAGTTGTCGCACCGGAATTTGATAAGTCTCGCAAAACCAAGGTGTTGCCGCTGCACGGCGTTGTCTCGCCGCGCACCGAGAACACCATTGAGACCGGTGTTGGCTACTCGACAGACGTCGGTCCGCGCGTGAAGACCTCCTGGAAAAAACCGTGGATGAACTCCTACGGCCACAGCCTGACCACCAGCGCCAGCATTTCCGCACCGGAACAGCAGCTTGATTTCAGCTATAAAATTCCGCTGCTGAAAAACCCGCTTGAGCAATATTACCTGGTGCAGGGCGGCTTTAAGCGTACCGATTTGAACGATACCGAGCAGGACTCGACAACGCTTGCGGTTTCACGCTTCTGGGATCTCTCCAGCGGCTGGCAGCGCGCCATTAACCTGCGCTGGAGCCTTGATCACTTTACCCAGGCAAACGTCACCAACACCACTATGCTGCTTTATCCGGGCGTGATGATCAGCCGTACCCGCTCGCGCGGCGGCCTGATGCCAACCTGGGGTGATTCACAGCGGTACTCTATCGACTACTCCAATACGATGTGGGGCTCTGACGTCGACTTCACGGTGGTGCAGGCGCAAAACGTCTGGATCCGCACGCTGTATGACAAACACCGCTTTGTAATGCGCGGCAATCTCGGCTGGATTGAGACGGGGGATTTCGAGCGCGTTCCGCCGGACCTGCGCTTCTTCGCCGGGGGCGACCGCAGCATTCGCGGGTATAAGTACAAATCGATCTCACCTGAAAACGAAAAAGGCCAGCTGACCGGGGCATCCAAACTGGCGACCGGATCGCTGGAGTATCAGTACAACGTCAGCGGCAAGTGGTGGGGAGCCATGTTTGTTGACGGTGGTGAAGCGGTGAACGATATCCGCCGCAGCGATTTCAAAACCGGTGCAGGCGTGGGCGTACGCTGGCAATCACCCGTCGGGCCCATCAAGCTCGACTTCGCCGTGCCGGTGGGCGACAAAGATGAACACGGATTACAGTTTTACATCGGTCTGGGGCCTGAATTATGA
- a CDS encoding gamma-glutamylcyclotransferase family protein, which yields MRIFVYGSLRTRQGNSHWMTNAQLLGNYNIENYQLYSLGHYPGAVPGEGTVQGEVYRIDNATLAELDALRTRGGEYARQLIQTPYGSAWMYVYQRPVDGLTRIVSGNWLDRDQY from the coding sequence ATGCGAATATTTGTCTACGGCAGTTTACGAACCAGGCAAGGCAACAGTCACTGGATGACCAATGCCCAGCTACTGGGGAATTACAATATCGAGAACTACCAGTTGTACAGCCTGGGCCACTATCCAGGCGCGGTTCCCGGCGAAGGAACAGTACAGGGTGAAGTTTATCGTATTGATAATGCTACACTTGCCGAACTTGATGCCTTGCGCACCAGGGGCGGTGAATACGCTCGCCAGTTGATCCAGACACCGTACGGAAGCGCGTGGATGTATGTCTACCAGCGTCCGGTCGACGGGTTAACGCGGATTGTAAGCGGTAACTGGTTAGACAGAGACCAGTACTGA